A stretch of DNA from Cottoperca gobio chromosome 18, fCotGob3.1, whole genome shotgun sequence:
GAAATGAATGACGAGGCATCATACTGTACATCTTATCCAATCTACTCTATCCCTAccctttctcttccctctccccctGCTGTTTACCCTCTTCCACTCTCTCCCAAGCTTTCATGCAATTTCACTGATTCAGCATTCCCATCCCTCCCCCTGTACAGGCTGTAGCTTCCTGTTATGCAAACTCTCACCGTCTCTCTACCACCTCTTGtccactgcactgcactgtactacactgtattGTAGGCAGGATGTGTCCTGACGGTTAAGTGGGGCAACGGTTGCTTCCTTTGGTCCCAACGGCTTTGAGGTCCACCAAACGGTAAGCCCCTCCCCaactctccatttctctctgccCCATGTATAGGATGGTAGGTTCCAGTCTGCCTTTCAGAAAAttgtctaaaaataaatctgctggCATGACACAGCAGGAGAGGCGCCTGTGGTGTGTACAGTGAAATAAATGGCTTGTCTCGCAGGGAAACAAATAGAGAACCAGCTAGTGATTTTAAAGGGAACACAGATTTAATCTTAAACCGTAAATACAAGGGGGTTGGCGTCTGAAGAAAAAACGACAATGGCAGATTTTAATCTTGTTTTAATACCCATTTTTCCGAAATGGAAATACATCTACTTTCTTTATGGCCTTTTAAATACCTAAtctgtgtattcagtgtgttttgtttacataGTGCTTTGTCACGATATCAGATTTTCAATACGTGATTATCGTGGCGAAATAAAGATATTTCAATATCTATAGaaatttgaaatatatataataatgctaTCTGtcaaaactttattattttattattattactttgtcttttttgtgaAGTACACGACTGATACAACTGTGGgaaggcggagagagagagtttgtaaccataactgtacaaaaAGGCCTAACGTCTGCCATCAAAACAACTTAAttcaactaaaacaaaatcaaatcaacGTGCAGGGAGTTTGCGTGTGAGACCACAGACTGAAATGATGTAAGAGGTCCTGGATTATTAacacaatatcaatatttcattctTTATATATCACAATTATCCTAAATACCATTATATCGCTACAACTCTAGCCTGACCAATATggattttaatatataatatatataatagcatCATCGATACATTTTTACTGATCCAAGAAGGATACATCCCACGACACCAGCTCACAGATGTGCTAAGGCTGCAGGTGTGTACATAATTAGGTATCTCTAAGGTTAGTCCATCATGCAAAATCAATAAGGATGTTCACGAACATTCATATAGAAAAATAATGGCATGAAAAAATACACGTATTGAAATAGGaaaacgtatatatatatatatatatatataggtgatAGCTTAAAAAAAGTTTACTCTAGTATTAATGTAccactctatatatatatatatatatatatatatatatatatatatattatagttttttTAATGGGTATTCTATGTAATTTCCTTTCTATACGAATGTTTGTGAATATCTAATGTTGATTATGTAAGATGAACTTGCAAACCTTAAAGATAATGATTATTATCTGtatctttattattctttataatGATAAAGAGTTAACCTAATTGAGTAAACACCGAGTGCACCTGTGTCAAATATCCAGCTGACACTCTTGCTACAACCATAAGATGTCACATGTTTGTACACACCCTGTCGGCCGTAAGAAGAAACACATAGACGCTAGAGCCTCTTTGGTTATAGCTCAACAACCACAAAGCTAAGTACACGTCTGAgctttctctcttttggtctcGTAATGTTCACCGTGTTCACTTTCATTGTTTTGCACTAAACACAAAAGTACGACTGAGTCAGATGGGAGTGTCATcggttttgcaggtatttggtaaTTAACTAAAGTATGTTGACCTGATGCAGAACAAAAGATAATCAGAGGTTCATCCAAATAGTTaatgagatatttcagtctgtaGCCAAGTGGTTGGCAAGTGTTGACATTGACAGAGGCAGGAATTTAGTGTGGCTAAAACAATAGCAAGTGCTCTGTTGTGGAGAAAGTGTGTAATTAACTGCCTCGTACATTTATGACCAGGTGATGCAACTTCTTGTTATTTAACCATCAATATTAACGGCATTACGGATATAGGTGTAATAAGCTAATATCAGCCGATAGATTTATCAGTCCAGCTTTACCGTTTACCTCATGCAgcttttttaatacattttctctaTTTAACAATGTCTGGCATAAATCAAATGGGCAGAATGTAATTTGCTTTAATATGAACTATTGTAAAAAACTCATCTGGAATGCCAACCTGTtttcattttggttttattattttattgacaaCATGTGTCATCCCATGTGGAACATGAGGACAGAAATTCCCAAAGAATTGATTTGGCAAGTCTTTAATTGTGTTACCTAGTTATTAATAACGAATGGAAATGTAACAAATTGTATTAAAGAACAGTATGAAAAGCTTATTTTTTGACATCACAGCATTTGTTTattagattatttttctttgttaacaCAAAATACTGAACAATGTCATGTCTCCGCTCTCAGTTAAGTATGGAAACTCCctttttttctgaaaatgaaGACAGTCCTCTTACAATAATATGAGGAAccaaaaatacaagaaaaaataACTACCTTACAGTTATCAATACTATATGAATTTCTATACATTATAAAATCATAGTTATTTGCAATGCTTTTAaattctttgtttctttattcttcatttttaaGTACACTTTCAAACAAAagtatgaaaacacacacacacacacacacacacatacacactttctctcttggGTGTCAAAATGTAGTTGCATATGTATGAACTCTTCAGCAGATAcacaaaggtgtttttttttgtttttccaccactgcatttACTTTTAACCATTTTCTCATTTGTTCCTCTCAAAACAAAAATTCCCACCATGTATCACAAAATACTTTTACTGCCATGTAACGTAAATACCATTCACTTCATCTGAAAAATGGCTATAACATTATttcaataatgtaaaaaaggGGTCATTTCATTAATTGTCCAAAAAGGCGGCACTAACGTGAGCACAATGTGTCGGCACTAGAACAAGGGTTTTGCCATTTTGCAGCTCTATAGTCTTTTCTCAGACTACTTCTTCAAAGTTTTAATGCTTGTTTGAGAAACCAGCTTCAAATGTCAGCGTCATGTTCACTCAGGTGGGACGTAAATACAGGTGAGAGCAGGTTGCTCACATCTAAGGCGAAGAGAAAGGTTtggggtttgttttttttggcctTTTTAGCCACATCAAAGTGTTCACCATCATTATGTTCATCAGGCCTTtgagaaggaaagaaatatCTCTTCCAACTATAAAACATGACAGTGTGGTGGTTCAACAGGTATTTTTGgacacttttttattattttttttaaacagtataCTGCCCAGTGGCAGTGTTGTAAAGTGATGGAAGAGCAGATATGcagtcatacacacacgcactctaGAACCTTCACTTCATTACAATAAGACACTAAATCAGAGATAAACAAGAAATCCTCGCAAACGTCTTGAAGGCCACCGGTcgacatttttaatgaaattatttgaaacatatttatatataaatgtatatattaaccAGGTCTTACCCCTTGTTTTTTTAGAGTTATTATCAAAGCACACAATGCTGTGGATGACAATAGGAACACTACGTTATCTCACAGGGTGTTATTAGCACAAAACCTCTTCTGTTCCTGATCTGACAAACTGCACAGACCTGTGAGCAGAGACTAAAAAAAACTATCTACTAATGATTTGGAAGCATTGCCCATTTCAGTTCCTCCCCCTTAGGCTCAGCCTGACCCGAGTTAAAGCAGCACAAAAGATTTTTGTTCCAGTCCTTTCAGATGTGTGACAGCAACAAAGGGCGTAAGTGCTAAGACTCAAGGAAACAGGAATCAAGATGGGACGAGGGAGGCTGGAGGGAAAAACCCTGCTCCGCCCTTCTCTAGGTGAGACAGCAGTGACCGTCCTGGAGATCTCTTAGAACAGAGAGCCACTTGAGGAAAGCAACCGTCTACGTGGGGGGACAAGCCGGCCTTTTGCGGTGGCTGTCCTCCAGGCGGCGTCGAAGGGTCAGTCTCTTCAGGGCACTTTCCAGTCAGTGACGAGGTCAAAATATGTCCGGACAGCCTTCCCAGCTGCCACGGTCCTTAGCTTCCCAGTAGCCTCCCTTATAGATATGGATTTGCTCACCTGTGATCTGGTCTTCACAGCGCTCAAACCAAAGTGCTTGATAGTTGTCATGAGGTGCGCCTGACAAAGAGAACAGTTGCGTTaccaaaaaagacaaataaataaataaatatatatatagagacgATTcgaacagaaataaaaaagcatgaGGAGGTGGCAGTTAAATAGTAAAGAAGTACTTGCTTTTTAAGGACGGATCGGTTAGAGAGTCCTCATCGACAGCTTTTGGAAGAGAAAAAGGGGGGCGACAGAGATTTTTTTACCCCTTTATTCCAAGATTTTCCCTATGTATAGCAGAGAAGAATACAGACTAAGTAGACACACAAGTAGACTCTTACCTTCTTCTGACTGGCTGGAGGTGCGTTGGCTGGCagcttccctctctctctcccgccgGACACTACGCTGCTTCTCCTCCAGCCGCTGCTTCTCGGAGTTGGCCTCGTCCCAGCGACCATCCTCCATCAGGCGCTGGTCAGGCCGCCAACGGCTGTCGGTGGGCGCCATGCCCTCTTCAGACTCATTTAGGGTCAGCGCCAAGGAAGTAAAGTAGTACATGGTCTCTGCTCCCTCACTGTGTTAGAGCAAAGATCAAGAACAGCAGCACTTCAGTCAAAAGGCTGAATAAGACCTAATAATCAACATTCAATTCTGTAGTAACTGATGGGAAACTAGAACTGTACAGTTCTAGCTAGTAGTCTTTCATGCTTCTGGACCCATCAGCCAGAAGATGATCAGATGATattttgtgctcatttatgactgtatgctcaaggacctctcaAGGTTGCTGGGATTCACCAAGTGATCAACACCTGCTTCAGTAGGAAAAGGCCTTTCTAGGCACTCGTCTAGGCTAAAGACACGCCTTGCCTAGTCTGCAGCAAGCCACATTTTTGGCTAAAAGTTAGGCACGGTCAGAGATGGACAAATCCCTGAAGAGCTGCGAGGTTTAGAATGTTCTACCCTCATTAAATTTCACTCTCTAAATGAATTCTGGCTCAGATTATTGGCATATTACTCAAGAAACCGTCTTAAATGACGATGTGTCTTGCGATTATCTTTGGTTTATCTTTGCTGGATCACTGCTGTCATTTGAGTGCTTTATTATAAGGCCATAATGTCACAGACACCTAACCATGCAGTAACAGCACTTACGGTAGAGGGTTCCTCCTCCAAACCTCTCTGGCTTTGAGGGTTTGGTAGACTGTCTTCTGCTTGCCCTCTGTGCCATTCTCTCCTCCTCGGCTGCTCTGCATCACCCGGGAAAACTCCATCTTCTCATCCCACGTGCCCGACAGCACGTAGTGGGCCTTGCCATCCTTGTCCATCACCACACCTGTCACctgaagaaaggagagaaagggtTAACAGGAGAAAAGCACCCCGGGTCGATGAATCGTAAGAGTCTTTGCATTTTTCTCACCTTTCTGGCCACATCTCTGGAGAAGTAGCTGTAAGGAGCAAACTTCAAGTGGCATCGGTCTCCGGTGGTGTGGTTCACCACGTCTATCTCTCCTGACTGGCAGAGATAACCAAAAAGAAAGTTTTAAATAAGTCACTGATGAAATgttcaaactcattttaaactTATACTTAGGGTCGGCAGCATGACACTGTGTcacaattatataatatgtcAGTCTCACCTGATCGATCCATAGTTTTCCTACAATGATGTTGTGCACTGTGGTGGTAACTTTCCTCCATGTGTAATGATTGTTGCCCTTTTCAAAGATTGCGTGAATTGTGCCTGTGAGGAAAGACGAAATGCAAAGTGGAACCAAATAATCTTCATGtgtcaaaacaaatcattttttgtTATTCAATAGCGTCTCAAAATATGTCGAAACAAAAGGTGTGCTTCATTCCTCAGTTCTATTCAATGAACTGTCATTACCGTGATGTTTGCTTCACACCCTCAACCTACGTCAGCAACAGACCAATTTTCTTGCTAAATGTGTTCTATTTTTGAACAGAATGTCTCTTACCTAAGGGCATAATGGAGATGTATTTTCCCCTGAACTTGCTGGCAACAGTGATTTCCTGCCTCAGAGTCCAGCCCCGATCGGAGATCACATGATGCGCGGCTGCTGGGGGGTGGTGACTCACCTGCGGTGAAGAAACAACAAATgaatttacaaaaagaaaacttggGGAGCAGTATTGTTTTGTAGGTATGTAGTGCGTCTGATAGCTATTACGCACATGAgggttatataaatacagaGTAAATCCTCCCTGCTGTAAATATCAAATCTAATAATAGAACTCATCTACAATAGGATTTAATAGTTTCTCCAATTTGCCCATTTCTATTATACACCTTGATGCCAATGCCCTCATGTTTTAAATACTGTGTTTTCTCCCACGGCTTCCTGATTACCAGATTTACTGCCTGAAAGCACAATTTATTGGATTAGTGATTGGATATATATTTTGGTGTTCAGGAATAGAAACCAGTCTAATTTTCCAACACTAAGCCTCCAATTTATACAATATTTTCCTGTCTcgattttaaacatctttaatgtttaaacaCTTTTTCCCTTACTTTGTGCTTcggaaaaaatgaaaaaagaaaatagcttACCCTTCTACTCCTGATTTGAATAGTTTATGCACATAAATGCTTCTTCTCTGTAACATGTGCCATCCCCATATACATCATAAAAAAGGACGCAAAATAATCTCAAAAGGCTTTTTCAAGTCCGCCTTCCTCGCAATCATTCTTTGTGGAGTTGTACTGCCCCCtatctttctgtgtctctctttctctcacctgCTCGCAGAGGGAGCGGTAGCCGCTCTCTCTCCGGCGGTCCAGCTCATACGTCTCTCCCAGCAGAGGGTTGAAGGGCTTGCCTGTGCGGTAGACGGTGGTCGAGTAGGACGACACGGAGAAGGCGGCCACATAGCACATTTGCTCTAGAGAGCTCTGGCACTTTGAGGCCTTATCCAGCAGCTCATGGTACTCAAGGTCCTCCGACAACCGCTGAAGCATGGAAATAGGCTCGTTGAAGTTTACCTAGAGAGCAGAAAGATTCCGCATGCGATTAAATGTTTGCATTCATAATCACTTAAAGCCTCCACAACAGGCGCACTTACAGATTGTACAACAtcacaataaaataacacatttccaCACAGGGCATTcacttatataatatactgtatattatagaTGATATTCTAATCTTAGCAATACTGCATTTTTTGTGATGGTGTGAGATGGCTCCTACAGAATGTCGTCGACCTTGTTTTGCAGGAAGATGATTACTGCTTTAGAACAAACATCACAGGACCTTGTTAGTGCCAGAAGTCAATCATGTTTGTATGAGGTTGAAGCTGTCACTTGATGAGTGAGTACATTTTTCTTGacagcaaacaaagacatgaaataAGCTGGAAAAATAGTTGCAGAAAAAGAGGCGAGGCCTCAACATACTTCCGTGCAGTCACATATGATCTTGAGTAACCTCTAAAGAAGAAACTCACAGGCATCGGGATCTTGGACAGCTCTTTTCCAATACAGTTCTTCATGATACTCCACAGGTTGAGAGAATAGTTGGGTTTGTCTGAAACGCGTGTTCGCCTCTTCTTCAGGGGCACCAACTCCTGAGAGGGCGACTCCGGGTTCATCGCTAGAGGCTCCTCGTTGAGCTAAAAGACAGAACATTCTGTCAATAAACACGAGTGGAAATACTTTCATAACCAACTTACcgtctttttaaaaacaagttttctGATCCGATTTATTATGATTGTAGCACAATCGAACCTTTAATATTAAGAAATGTACCACCCCCTGTTGCACCctttttcacttattttattacTAACAGTCAGAATAAAACCTACCGATTGATCGTCGGGGCACATTTCACTGTTGAAACCGCTGATATTACTGCTCGACCTCCTGTAAAgggaatgaaaaataaagagaatCTGTCAGTATCTGGTGACATTACCACGCTGTAACATACAAGGAAATCGAGCTGAGCTAACTAACCTTAAAACTACAATGTCACAAGTAAGGGAAGTGTGTTGGCATCAACACCATGCTAAGTAATTACCTCTCATTCCAGCATGTTATACCAGGAACtgagttaaataaatacaattcagaAACCATAGTTGGGGAAATGAATACTTACGCACATGCAGTTATACAaggaaatgtactttctatTAAGACTGCACGTGCAGTAAATGTATATTCCACAGCTATGTTGAATACTCGATTCTGCCTTACTTCTTTCTACGTGTACGGCTATTTCTTCATAATAGACAGCAAGCAAACGTTTTGTTTTAGAGGAAGGAGGTAAGTATTGCCTTCAGGGTGATTCAAGACCCACGACGCAAGCTGTTCAACCTGTCAGGGTTCATTTCGCAATGATGAACGGCTTGCTGTAGATCATCCCTTACATGTGGGGTGAATGAGAGGACATGGGGCGAATGAGTGGGAACTGACTTGTGGAACTGGGGGTCTGCAGGTACAGTGATGAACTCAGGAGCCTCTTCCATGGCATCGAAGAACTCGTTGTCGTCGTCCTCGTCGCTGGCCTCACCTTTTCCCGGCCCAGCAGCACCttagtaaataaagtaataaactgtcgagttagtgtttgtactataaaaagattgaaaactgatttacatttttaaatgtactccTTTTGAATTAAACCTTTCCATGACAAACATTTTCTCCCAAAGATTAATTGCTGCCAACAATTGTCAAGCTGACTACCATACGGAAGTTCAATGTACAAACGGTGTATATTTGAGTGACATGCCTTTTTTTAAGCATGTAGCAGATACTCACATTTATAGAGAGGTACAAAAATTGAAATcagtaaaataaagataatggAGTAAAAAGGGCAGGAGTTTCTAGGGTGCAAGGGAAGAACAGGAGGGGGAAGTGGGGGAAAGAACGAGTTGTGAAACAAATGACTATTATAGCCTAACTGTAAATTGGGAAGTAGTCAGCGTTGGGAGTCACGTCTTACTTTTATTGTCTGAAGAAGCATTTGCCTGCGAAGCACCT
This window harbors:
- the LOC115023864 gene encoding LOW QUALITY PROTEIN: oxysterol-binding protein 1-like (The sequence of the model RefSeq protein was modified relative to this genomic sequence to represent the inferred CDS: deleted 1 base in 1 codon), with the protein product MSEPKTPTPTPAGDTYKGWVFKWTNYIKGYQRRWFVLSNGLLSYYRTQAEMGHTCRGTINLATATITVDDACNFVISNGGAQTYHLKASCEVERQRWITALELAKAKAARMQAESDDSGDDFPSSSPPVAHGQGGGSQNSEVQSALRTLGSKVEDLSTCNDLISKHGSALQRSLSELDSLRLTGEAGDKIRQVTERATLFRITSNAMINACQDFLALAQAHSKRWQKALQAERDQRVRLEETLEQLAKQHNHLERAFRGASQANASSDNKSAAGPGKGEASDEDDDNEFFDAMEEAPEFITVPADPQFHKRSSSNISGFNSEMCPDDQSLNEEPLAMNPESPSQELVPLKKRRTRVSDKPNYSLNLWSIMKNCIGKELSKIPMPVNFNEPISMLQRLSEDLEYHELLDKASKCQSSLEQMCYVAAFSVSSYSTTVYRTGKPFNPLLGETYELDRRRESGYRSLCEQVSHHPPAAAHHVISDRGWTLRQEITVASKFRGKYISIMPLGTIHAIFEKGNNHYTWRKVTTTVHNIIVGKLWIDQSGEIDVVNHTTGDRCHLKFAPYSYFSRDVARKVTGVVMDKDGKAHYVLSGTWDEKMEFSRVMQSSRGGENGTEGKQKTVYQTLKAREVWRRNPLPEGAETMYYFTSLALTLNESEEGMAPTDSRWRPDQRLMEDGRWDEANSEKQRLEEKQRSVRREREREAASQRTSSQSEEAVDEDSLTDPSLKSAPHDNYQALWFERCEDQITGEQIHIYKGGYWEAKDRGSWEGCPDIF